The following proteins are encoded in a genomic region of Leucoraja erinacea ecotype New England chromosome 21, Leri_hhj_1, whole genome shotgun sequence:
- the sys1 gene encoding protein SYS1 homolog, translating into MAGHFRSYVWDPILIVSQIILMQCIYYSFLGIWLALVDSLVQNSRSLDQIFNYEVLGFSTGQGRLSMMAFVLNSLTCALGLWYFIRRGKQCLDFTVTVHIFHFMGCWIYNLHFPTALSWWLVNIVCIALMAVIGEYLCMRTELRAIPVNTGPKSNL; encoded by the exons ATGGCCGGACACTTCCGCAGCTATGTGTGGGATCCCATTCTCATTGTGTCTCAGATCATCCTGATGCAGTGCATCTACTACAGCTTCTTGGGCATCTGGTTAGCCTTGGTGGACAGCCTGGTACAGAATAGTCGCTCGCTCGATCAAATCTTTAACTATGAG GTGTTGGGATTTTCCACGGGGCAGGGCAGACTCTCGATGATGGCCTTTGTCCTCAATTCGCTCACATG CGCACTTGGCTTATGGTATTTTATCCGAAGAGGAAAGCAGTGTTTGGATTTTACCGTGACCGTCCATATCTTCCACTTTATGGGTTGTTGGATCTACAATTTGCACTTTCCCACAGCGCTAAGCTGGTGGCTGGTGAACATTGTGTGCATTGCCCTGATGGCCGTGATCGGGGAGTACCTGTGCATGCGGACAGAGCTGAGAGCCATTCCTGTGAACACTGGCCCCAAGTCCAACCTGTGA